A genomic segment from Nicotiana sylvestris chromosome 1, ASM39365v2, whole genome shotgun sequence encodes:
- the LOC104230713 gene encoding PRA1 family protein D yields the protein MSSPPPDAGTIAAVTVRPWPLFIDTAALSLPISFSDATYRINKNLRYFAGNYVLIILFILLITLIIRPILLVLFLIIFAGWIYLYFSRNEPLELFGFDVDDRFVLGFLSLVTVVALLVAKIWTNVFVSIGFGIVILCVHGALRAPEDQDDSPYGALLSESPRGEYTIV from the coding sequence ATGTCTTCTCCTCCGCCGGACGCTGGAACAATTGCCGCCGTCACCGTTAGACCGTGGCCGTTATTCATCGATACCGCTGCCCTCAGCCTCCCAATCTCATTCTCCGACGCAACATATCGGATCAACAAAAACCTCCGTTATTTCGCCGGTAATTACGTACTAATCATCCTCTTTATCCTATTAATCACCCTAATTATCCGGCCAATTTTACTCGTGTTGTTCCTAATCATCTTCGCCGGTTGGATTTATCTCTACTTCTCCCGTAATGAGCCGTTGGAGCTTTTTGGCTTCGATGTTGATGATAGGTTCGTGTTAGGGTTTCTAAGTTTGGTGACTGTCGTTGCGCTTCTGGTTGCTAAGATTTGGACGAATGTTTTCGTTTCAATTGGCTTTGGGATTGTGATTCTGTGTGTTCATGGTGCACTTAgggctccggaagatcaggatgATTCACCTTATGGTGCTTTGCTTTCGGAAAGTCCCAGAGGGGAATATACTATTGTTTGA